DNA from Polyodon spathula isolate WHYD16114869_AA chromosome 46, ASM1765450v1, whole genome shotgun sequence:
ccgtgtataataataacactgctagaatccaatatgaactaggatgccgtgtataataataacactgctagaatccaatatgaactaggatgccgtgtataataataacactgctagaatccaatatgaactaggatgctgtgtataataatatcacttctagacactgtgtgtgtgtgtgtgtgtgtgtgtgtgtgtgtgtgtgcgtgtgaccctgagcgagtcgcttcacctccttgtgctccgtccttcggacgagacgtcaaacaaacgaggtcctattggaagagactctgcagcagcagcagcagttgttggtgatgcagagttcacccccctagtctctggaagtctctttggAGAAAAGCCTCCGCTGAACGactcgttaataataataataataataataataataataataataatctgttagTGTTGGAGCTGGGTTGTGGTTGCAGTGCTGTCTCACCCCAGGGCTCTCTGCCTGTTTTCTCTACTCAGGTGGTCGGCCTCGCGATGCTGGGTTTGGGCTTGTGGTTGAGGTTCAGCTCGGAAACCCGCGGGTTTTTTGATATCGATCTCAACACGCAGTCGTTCATTATCGGTGAGTGGACCGGACCGGACCGGACCGGATCTGAGGGCAATTACAGCAGCAGCGTGGGTCAACCAGCGCTTTCTGAATGGGCGgcgtatgtttgtgtgtgtgtgtgtgtgtgttgtgtgtgtgtgtgtgtgtgtgtgtgtgtgtgtgtgtgtgtgtgttgtttttgtgtgtgtgtgtgtgtgtgtatttttgtccagcagggggcagtgCTCTCACTCGCTGTGTCTCTCTCTTACTCAGGTGTGATTGTGTTGATTTCTACCGGTGCTCTGATGTTACTGGTGGCTATACTGGGACACTGTGGACTGTGCAACGAGTCCAGATCGACACTGGGAACGGTGAGTGGGGCTCTTGTTAACCTTTTACTGGCGTTTTTAAAGTTTACAGTCTGTCTTGTAAGGTTTTAAGGCGGCTCTGGTCACGGTAAAGTTCACAGTTCGTGTTGTAAAGTTTACAGTGCCTGTTGTAAAGTTTACACTCTGCTGTTCCCCAGTTCTTGGTGTTTGTGGGGGTTCTGTGTGGCGCTGAGATTGCTGCTGGAGTCCTGGCCTTCGTCAACAAGGATGCGGTGAGAGGCGTTCAACCCAGTATAAACCAGTACAACCCAGTATAAACCAGCACAACCCAGTCCAGTCCAATACAACCCAGTTCAATTCAACCCAGTCCAGTCCAACACAACCCAGTTCAGTTCAACCCTGTACAAGTCCAGTACAACCCAATTCAATTGAACCCAGTAAAAGTCCAGTACGAATCTGTGTTTCCTTGTGTGTCCTGCAGCTGGTGCAAAACCTGTCCGAGTTCTACCAAACAATCTACCTGCAGTACCTGAACAAGAGAGACCCGAGTCAGGCCGTCACCCTGCGCATCTTCCACAACGCGGTGAGAGacagggggcaggggggggggggggggggcacagacACTAGCATGGCTAACCGTGTTAATAGTGAGATTCATTCTCTGCCACTCTGTCAGGATCTGTCCTACAGAAAGTGCGAGAGAATGAATCACACTCTCAGCACGATCACAGGGAGacacgagagaggagagaggtgaggagagagagaggaggggagagagagaggagaggaggggaagagagagagagagaggagagaggaggggagagagagagaggggagagagagagagagagaggagaggagggagcgggAGAGGAGAGTCGAGAGAGGGAAAGGGTAGAGAGGAGAGAATTAGAGACTGTCATACATAGAGTAGAAGACAATGACACACGCTCTCAACACGATCTGAGGCAGCcatgttaatatattaatgaGCGGGCTGGTGGATTTTTCTCTTCGTAGCTGAATTGCTGTGGGATCGGTGGAGTGCTGGAACCCTTCGTTCAGGACACCTGCCCGAAGAAAGAGGGGATCTGGGATACACTGAACACTTCGgtgagaagagaatgaaccagcccccttctcaaagcacagtgaagagaatgacagagaagataatgaaccagcccccttctcaaagcacagtgaagagaatgacccagcccccttctcaaagcacagtgaagagaatgacccagcccccttctcaaagcacagagaagagaatgaaccagcccccttctcaaagcacagtgaagataatgacccagcccccttctcaaagcacagtgaagataatgaaccagcccccttctcaaagcacagtgaagataacgaaccagcccccttctcaaagcacagagaagagaatgaaccagcccccttctcaaagcacagagaagagaatgaaccagcccccttctcaaagcacagtgaagataatgaaccagcccccccttctcaaagcacagagaagataatgaaccagcccccttctcaaagcacagagaagagaatgaaccagcccccttctcaaagcacagagaagagaatgaaccagcccccttctcaaagcacagtgaagagaatgacccagcccccttctcaaagcacagtgaagagaatgaaccagcccccttctcaaagcacagagaagataatgaaccagcccccttctcaaagcacagtgaagagaatgaaccaacccccttctcaaagcacagagaagataacgaaccagaccccttctcaaagcacagtgaagagaatgacccagcccccttctcaaagtgaaaaatgaaccAGAGAAAAGCACAGTGCAgttaatgaaccagcccccttctcaaagcacagtgaagataatgaaccagcccccttctcaaagcacagtgaagataatgaaccagcccccttctcaaagcacagtgaagataatgaaccagcccccttctcaaagcacagtgaagataatgaaccagcccccttctcaaagcacagtgaagataatgacccagcccccttctcaaagcacagtgaagataatgaaccagcccccttctcaaagcacagtgaagataatgaaccagcccccttctcaaagcacagtgaagataatgaaccagcccccttctcaaagcacagtgaagataatgacccagcccccttctcaaagcacagagaagagaatgaaccagcccccttctcaaagcacagtgaagagaatgaacccctcaaagcccccttctcaaagcacagtgaagataatgaaccagcccccttctcaaagcacagtgaagagaatgaaccagcccccttctcaaagcacagtgaagagaatgaaccagcccccttctcaaagcacagtgaagagaatgaaccagcccccttctcaaagcacagagaagagaatgaaccagcccccttctcaaagcacagagaagagaatgaaccagcccccttctcaaagcacagtgaagagaatgacccagcccccttctcaaagcacagtgaagagaatgaaccagcccccttgacccagcccccttctcaaagcacagtgaagataatgaaccagcccccttctcaaagcacagtgaagataatgaaccagcccccttctcaaagcacagtgaagataatgaaccagcccctttcTCAAAGCACAGTAAGACAatccagcccccttctcaaagcacagagaagagaatgaaccagcccccttctcaaagcacagtgaagataatgacccagcccccttctcaaagcacagtgaagataatgaaccagcccccttctcaaagcacagtgaagagaatgaaccagcccccttctcaaagcacagagaagataatgacccagcccccttctcaaagcacagtgaagagaatgaaccagcccccttctcaaagcacagtgaagataatgaaccagcccccttctcaaagcacagtgaagataatgaaccagcccctttctcaaagcacagtgaagataacgaaacagcccccttctcaaagcacagtgaagataatgacccagcccccttctcaaagcacagagaagataatgaaacCCAGGGCCTTCTGTACGCCCCCtttcaaagcacagagaagataatgaacctgcccccttctcaaagcacagtgaagataatgaaccagcccccttctcaaagcacagtgaagagaatgaaccagcccccttctcaaagcacagtgaagataatgaaccagcccccttctcaaagcacagtgaagagaatgaaccagcccccttctcaaagcacagtgaagataatgaaccagcccccttctcaaagcacagtgaagagaatgaaccagcccccttctcaaagcacagtgaagataatgaaccagcccccttctcaaagcacagtgaagataatgaaccagcccccttctcaaagcacagtgaagataatgaaccagcccccttctcaaagcacagagaagataatgaaccagcccccttctcaaagcacagtgaagataatgaaccagcccccttctcaaagcacagtgaagataatgaaccagcccccttctcaaagcacagtgaagagaatgaaccagcccccttctcaaagcacagtgaagataatgaaccagcccccttctcaaagcacagtgaagataatgaaccagcccccttctcaaagcacagtgaagagaatgaaccagcccccttctcaaagcacagtgaagagaatgaaccagcccccttctcaaagcacagtgaagataatgacccagccccttctcaaagcacagtgaagatactgacccagcccccttctcaaagcacagtgaagagaatgacccagcccccttctcaaagcacagtgaagagaatgacccagcccccttctcaaagcacagtgaagataatgaaccagcccccttctcaaagcacagtgaagagaatgaaccagcccccttctcaaagcacagtgaagagaatgaaccagcccccttctcaaagcacagtgaagagaatgaaccagcccccttctcaaagcacagtgaagagaatgaaccagcccccttctcaaagcacagtgaagataatgaaccagcccccttctcaaagcacagtgaagataatgaaccagcccccttctcaaagcacagtgaagataatgaaccagcccccttctcaaagcacagtgaagagaatgaaccagcccccttctcaaagcacagtgaagataatgaaccagcccccttctcaaagcacagtgaagagaatgacccagcccccttctcaaagcacagtgaagagaatgaccCAGCCCCCCTCTCACTGCACAGTCTTTTAACGAACCAGTCTTGTCTCACCGCTATCGCCAACCTGTTTAACTCCAATGCTCCTGTTGTTTTGTGGTCCTTCATTGGAATCGCTGTGCTCTTGGTAAGCAATGAGTTCTCAAAGCACCAGGAAGTAACCTTTAGCGACACGAAACCATTTCGTTACTCTGTAATAATCTGTTTGTGGCCTTCATTATAATCCCTCCCCGCTATTTCCTAGATATaaaatatatccatatatatatatatatatatatatatatatatatatatatatatatatatagtatagaatTGCATATCTGCCGtaacacattatatattatatatatatagacgtaAAGAGTATCtagaggagaagaggagaggatcCTGCTCTTCTTCTTCCTCTAAGGGGAGAGGggcccctctctctcctctctcctct
Protein-coding regions in this window:
- the zgc:65811 gene encoding CD9 antigen isoform X2, which codes for MAVDGCGQCCKVLLVIFNIIFAVVGLAMLGLGLWLRFSSETRGFFDIDLNTQSFIIGVIVLISTGALMLLVAILGHCGLCNESRSTLGTFLVFVGVLCGAEIAAGVLAFVNKDALVQNLSEFYQTIYLQYLNKRDPSQAVTLRIFHNASCLTAIANLFNSNAPVVLWSFIGIAVLLIVALICCHYLSRSIRLSQQSPSYIILQEPNAVQVAVSPPPGFQFNDQFNNQYNDQYSSQYNPLPAASLI
- the zgc:65811 gene encoding CD9 antigen isoform X1, with translation MAVDGCGQCCKVLLVIFNIIFAVVGLAMLGLGLWLRFSSETRGFFDIDLNTQSFIIGVIVLISTGALMLLVAILGHCGLCNESRSTLGTFLVFVGVLCGAEIAAGVLAFVNKDALVQNLSEFYQTIYLQYLNKRDPSQAVTLRIFHNALNCCGIGGVLEPFVQDTCPKKEGIWDTLNTSSCLTAIANLFNSNAPVVLWSFIGIAVLLIVALICCHYLSRSIRLSQQSPSYIILQEPNAVQVAVSPPPGFQFNDQFNNQYNDQYSSQYNPLPAASLI
- the zgc:65811 gene encoding CD9 antigen isoform X3, translating into MAVDGCGQCCKVLLVIFNIIFAVVGLAMLGLGLWLRFSSETRGFFDIDLNTQSFIIGVIVLISTGALMLLVAILGHCGLCNESRSTLGTFLVFVGVLCGAEIAAGVLAFVNKDALVQNLSEFYQTIYLQYLNKRDPSQAVTLRIFHNALNCCGIGGVLEPFVQDTCPKKEGIWDTLNTSSCLTAIANLFNSNAPVVLWSFIGIAVLLIVALICASILSAALKRSSQPQYLVANSGF